The window aaaagaataacattaaatatgtgaaaatacaatcaacatttAATAGAAATATCTGGTAAAGCGTCTGGCGGTTTGactaatttgaataattgacATTATTGACTGATCGATTGACCGAACACAGAATTACAGATGAGCGAAACTTACAAGAAATCCTTTCATTCTGTAGATTTTGGCGAAAGGCGATTCCTCAACACAACCCAAAACACTGCAAGGTGTGTCCACATGTGGAAACCCCTCAACTACCTGAAGGGGGGGGGAACATAACCATGAATATGTAGAGAATAAAATGCTGAACATGAAGTGTGAGGAGCCATGCTTACATTGTCCAGTGTGTCTGAAAGGCTGTCCAGTTCCCTTTTCCCTCCTGGGCTCAGTCCATATGACCAGTGCTGACAGCAGACCTGTGGCACCACTGAGCCCAGAAGCAGCAACCACAGTGCCAGGGTTTGCATAGCCAttctgaggagggaaaaagctttatattacacatataaGCAGGTCAGTAATCTTCTTATTTTTCCTAATCTAACCCCAAATACTGTCATAGTCCTCAGTTTTAGATTACACATGCCCAgatttatgcatcacatcaGTGAAGTTTTTACCTTCTGTGCATAAGGCAAGCTGCTTTTCTGATTTGTTCTTGGCTGCTGTCCTTTGTGGAAgccgatgctgctgctgctgagcattTTCCAAGGTTTATATGCTGCTTCCTTTCGTGTCAAAAGCCCAACACTTCACTGCAGGGGGTCACAAAGTGGGATTAAGCAACATTTACTGGTAACTTGCAGAGCTATTAAAAAGattacagtgtgtgatttttgtccttccacaaaaagaacaagtgtTCATCATCAGACCAGCTTTGTGTATGGCCGTGAAGTACCTCCAGTCGTTTTCCAATACTTGCTGATAAACCAAAGATTCACAAattaatgacagagaaaaagacgagGTGATAAAGACTTACTCTTCTTCATAGCAGTTTATTTATAACAGTCatttatggaaatatatttccacaGTCGAGTGCAATAATCATACTCAGGGAGAACTACACCGCCCCCtgtc is drawn from Thunnus albacares chromosome 2, fThuAlb1.1, whole genome shotgun sequence and contains these coding sequences:
- the LOC122970465 gene encoding progonadoliberin-1-like: MHRRMAMQTLALWLLLLGSVVPQVCCQHWSYGLSPGGKRELDSLSDTLDNVVEGFPHVDTPCSVLGCVEESPFAKIYRMKGFLGSVTNRENEHKNYKK